A genomic stretch from Enterobacter oligotrophicus includes:
- a CDS encoding AI-2E family transporter, translating to MRFNGLTKGFFIFILALVTWAFFDVLSPYFSAILWAAILTVIFNPVKNKLRAALGDRNGLASILTIGIICLIVFIPLMVILSSLAIELNVVYTKLQQNNTQFPEVVASIFNRLPDWASGFLADHNLTNAAQIQKKLSDVALQGGQYLAGSAFLIGKGTFGFAISFGIMLYLLFFLLKDGPYLVRQILDSLPLTDFMKQHLFAKFVGVSRATVKGTAVVAVVQGTLGGIAFAIVGIDGSVLWGALMAFLSLVPAVGSAIVWVPAAIFLFATHQLWQGLFIVGFFVIIVGLVDNILRPLLVGKDTKMPDYLILITTLGGMELYGINGFVIGPLIAALFIACWNLFSGRDHEGNAEELDADFIEEGKNPPEL from the coding sequence ATGCGATTTAACGGACTGACTAAAGGTTTCTTCATTTTCATTCTCGCCCTTGTTACCTGGGCTTTCTTTGATGTGCTGTCACCCTACTTCTCTGCGATCCTGTGGGCTGCCATCCTGACCGTTATCTTCAACCCGGTAAAAAATAAACTGCGTGCGGCACTGGGAGATCGCAACGGGCTGGCGTCGATCCTGACGATCGGCATTATCTGCCTGATCGTATTTATCCCGTTGATGGTCATCCTTTCGTCACTCGCGATTGAACTGAACGTGGTGTATACCAAGCTGCAGCAGAACAACACGCAGTTCCCGGAGGTTGTGGCGAGCATTTTTAACCGACTGCCGGACTGGGCGAGCGGATTCCTGGCCGATCATAACCTCACCAACGCCGCGCAAATCCAGAAGAAACTGTCTGACGTGGCGCTGCAGGGTGGACAATATCTGGCGGGCAGCGCGTTCCTGATCGGCAAAGGGACGTTTGGCTTTGCTATTAGCTTCGGCATCATGCTCTATCTGCTGTTCTTCCTGCTCAAAGACGGGCCTTATCTGGTGCGCCAGATCCTGGATTCGCTCCCGCTGACGGATTTCATGAAACAGCACCTGTTCGCCAAATTTGTCGGTGTGTCACGCGCAACGGTTAAAGGCACGGCTGTAGTGGCAGTGGTTCAGGGGACACTCGGCGGCATCGCCTTTGCGATTGTGGGCATTGACGGCAGCGTGCTGTGGGGCGCGCTGATGGCGTTCCTTTCTCTGGTGCCTGCCGTGGGTTCGGCCATTGTCTGGGTCCCGGCCGCGATCTTCCTGTTCGCCACTCACCAGCTGTGGCAGGGTCTGTTTATTGTGGGCTTCTTCGTGATTATCGTCGGGCTGGTGGACAACATTCTGCGTCCGCTGCTGGTGGGCAAAGACACCAAAATGCCGGACTACCTGATCCTGATCACCACCCTTGGCGGCATGGAGCTATACGGCATTAATGGCTTTGTAATAGGTCCGTTGATTGCGGCGCTGTTTATTGCCTGCTGGAACTTGTTCTCCGGTCGCGATCACGAAGGTAACGCCGAAGAGCTGGACGCAGACTTTATCGAAGAGGGGAAAAACCCGCCGGAGTTATAG